The following is a genomic window from Nitrospira sp..
TGGCAGGAATGTGCGGTCGGCGCTGGGTGAGCTGGATTTGGTCGCCGATGATCAGGGGGTGTTGGTGTTCGTCGAAGTGAAGCGGCGGCAGACCGGGACCTTCGGCGGCGCCATCGAGGCGGTTGATGCGCGCAAACGTGCCAAGTTGATTCAACTGGCGGCCCAATACCTCGCGCAACATCGGATCAGGGATCGTGCCTGTCGCTTCGACGTTGTGCTGATTCAAGACGGCGCGGTGACGGGCGAGGTGGTGCAGCATATTGCGAATGCATTCGACGTCGCAGGGGATGATCTGCGATGGTAGGATAAGAAA
Proteins encoded in this region:
- a CDS encoding UPF0102 protein YraN: MRDRRRTVGDEGEGRAEAYLRRQGFRILGRNVRSALGELDLVADDQGVLVFVEVKRRQTGTFGGAIEAVDARKRAKLIQLAAQYLAQHRIRDRACRFDVVLIQDGAVTGEVVQHIANAFDVAGDDLRW